Part of the Terrisporobacter glycolicus ATCC 14880 = DSM 1288 genome is shown below.
GAATTCTTTAAAGTCCATGTTTACTATTTCTTCTATAGAAAATCTTTCTAAAGAAGTACCTGCTTTAAACATTTCCATTCCATATTTTTCGTAGTCAATCTTAGCTATTTCAGCTAATGCTAAAGCAGCTTCCTTATCTTTTTCAGTAGTAGTTGGTGATTTAAATATTAAAGTATCTGATAATATTGCAGATAATAATAATCCAGCTATTTTATAAGGTATTTCCACATTATTTTCTTTATATAAGTTGTATATTATTGTACAAGTACATCCAACAGGCATCATTCTTACTGATATTGGAAGATCAGTAGAAAGGCATCCTATTTTGTGGTGATCTATTACTTCTACTAAATTAGCTTCTGCTATTTCATCTGCAGTTTGTGCAACTTCGTTATGATCTACTAAAGCAACATATTGTCCTTTTATTGCCCCAGCAGGTAAAACCTCAGGTGCATCTACTTTAAAGTAGTCTAAAACAAACTTAGCTTCTTTTCTAGGCTCTTCTAAAGCATAAGCTTTAGCTTCAATACCTAATTGGTTTTTTAAATATGCTAATGATATTGCTGAGCATATTGAATCAGTATCAGGGCTTTTATGTCCGAAAACAAATAAACTCATATGTAAAACTCCTCTCGTAAATTACTAATAGTAATTAATTTATTGTATTTTTATTAAAATTACATATGAAAGTTAATATGTAATATTATTTTATATAACAATAATTATATCAAAATCTTGGTAAGAGTGACAACAATCTTAATAGATGATAATTTTATTATTGTCGATTATTATAGATGTAATAACAAAAAATATATAAATTATTTAATATTAACGTTAAAAATTTATCAATATATACAAATAATAATGTATATAAAACAAAAAATTTAAAATATTCAGAAAATTTCTTGACACGAGAAAATTTTGGTATTACAATTGAATTATAAATAAATAAAGAAATAAATAAAAATTGGGGCCTGTTAAGGCCCCCTTAATTTTTCACATTAGTTTTTACTTATAATAACTTTTTCTTGAAGGTTTTTAATTTTAAAAATACTATTAGAAAAATCTACTTCAAAGTTTGCAAAAGCAGAAAACAAGTCTATATCTCTCATAAGATGCACCGTCATTAAGTAGTCTTCTTTATTAATTCTTAGAAGAATAGATCTAACGTATGGAAATTGAATTCTAGAGTTAAATAGTTCTGATTCTCCAACATTTATATCTACACATCTATAATTTATATCTATATATATATCTATATCATTATTTTCTTCTCTTATTATTCTGTAATCAAAATCACTATCTAATTTTAACTTTCCTACTTCAATCATTATTTCACCTCTCAAATAAGTATTTATATTCATATGCTTAATATATAATATAAATTATATTATTATAATTTATCAACAAAAACTTAATTTATATGCTTAATAATTGCTAAAATAATAACATAAAATTTTTCGATAAAAAAATAGAGAAGAATAAGTTTATTCTTCTCTATTTAGCAAAAAACGTAGCTTCCACTGGGGAAATGAAAGCTTATATTGGGGGAGATTGAGTTAAATATTTAA
Proteins encoded:
- a CDS encoding manganese-dependent inorganic pyrophosphatase; amino-acid sequence: MSLFVFGHKSPDTDSICSAISLAYLKNQLGIEAKAYALEEPRKEAKFVLDYFKVDAPEVLPAGAIKGQYVALVDHNEVAQTADEIAEANLVEVIDHHKIGCLSTDLPISVRMMPVGCTCTIIYNLYKENNVEIPYKIAGLLLSAILSDTLIFKSPTTTEKDKEAALALAEIAKIDYEKYGMEMFKAGTSLERFSIEEIVNMDFKEFDMSGKKVGIGQVMTLDIDAVLSKKEEFLAYINATEFDMLVLAVTDIINEGSYLIYKGEDKVISEAFSVNATQGVFAEGVVSRKKQLVPKLTDAVKNI